From a region of the Paenibacillus sp. R14(2021) genome:
- a CDS encoding S-layer homology domain-containing protein, whose translation MKKAMFKKAAITSMALLTLAGGATSAFADGKGHGHNGKGNDNHNVKNNNNHKGGINLHFEDEKDLKWALEYIIRLASKGVFNGYEDGTFKPQKEITRIESIVAAVRLMGLREQAESQAEMSTKLNFKDADQLARKYPWAVGYVAVALEKDLFSETENAIQADKPATRLFAATLLVKAMGLEAEAKAKVNTQLTFRDADKIPAGSVGYVEVAIEKGLITGYQDNTFRPNQPVTRAELAALLGRTDEQLPDHDATAITGKLKAAATNGSITVVKADNSEVALALDPNVFIFRDNVKAAVTSLKAGDEVLVRTYQNKVVFIEVTKSAVDQPAVTTQTGTFNSLALNAQGKIATVSITKDVNGSTQALVYNVSPDAAIVGNAALLTSGQAVELTVLNNVVYSIKIIA comes from the coding sequence ATGAAAAAAGCCATGTTTAAAAAGGCGGCAATTACATCTATGGCGTTACTGACCTTGGCAGGCGGCGCGACTAGCGCATTTGCTGACGGTAAAGGACACGGACACAACGGCAAAGGAAACGACAACCATAACGTTAAAAATAATAACAATCACAAAGGCGGCATCAATCTTCACTTCGAAGACGAGAAGGACTTGAAATGGGCGCTGGAATATATCATTCGTCTGGCATCCAAGGGCGTATTCAACGGCTACGAGGACGGCACGTTCAAGCCGCAGAAGGAAATTACCCGCATTGAATCCATCGTTGCAGCGGTGCGCTTGATGGGGCTTCGCGAGCAGGCGGAATCGCAGGCTGAAATGAGCACGAAGCTGAATTTCAAGGATGCGGATCAGCTGGCGCGCAAATACCCATGGGCAGTCGGTTATGTAGCAGTCGCTCTGGAGAAGGACTTGTTCTCGGAGACGGAAAATGCGATTCAAGCGGACAAGCCCGCGACGCGTTTGTTCGCGGCAACGCTGCTCGTGAAGGCGATGGGCCTAGAAGCGGAAGCGAAAGCGAAAGTAAACACGCAGCTTACATTCCGCGACGCGGATAAAATTCCGGCCGGCTCCGTCGGCTATGTCGAAGTCGCGATCGAGAAAGGCTTGATCACCGGCTACCAAGACAACACGTTCCGTCCGAATCAGCCTGTAACTCGTGCCGAGCTGGCAGCTTTGCTTGGCCGTACGGACGAGCAACTTCCGGATCACGATGCGACGGCAATTACCGGCAAGCTGAAAGCAGCGGCGACGAACGGCTCGATTACGGTCGTGAAGGCAGACAACAGCGAAGTTGCGCTGGCGCTTGATCCCAATGTCTTTATTTTCCGTGATAACGTGAAAGCAGCAGTTACGTCCCTGAAAGCCGGCGACGAAGTGCTTGTCCGCACGTACCAGAACAAAGTGGTATTCATTGAAGTAACGAAATCCGCAGTTGATCAGCCGGCCGTAACGACGCAGACAGGCACATTCAACTCGCTCGCGCTGAATGCCCAAGGCAAGATCGCAACGGTTTCCATTACGAAAGACGTAAACGGCAGTACGCAAGCGCTCGTGTATAACGTATCCCCGGATGCTGCCATCGTCGGCAATGCAGCACTGCTTACGAGCGGTCAAGCCGTTGAGCTTACTGTGCTGAACAATGTGGTTTACTCTATCAAAATTATCGCGTAG